In Bactrocera oleae isolate idBacOlea1 chromosome 5, idBacOlea1, whole genome shotgun sequence, a genomic segment contains:
- the RhoGAP1A gene encoding active breakpoint cluster region-related protein isoform X1 → MSVFNDFQRLWMQRFPQSSLSDAWEQDVRASLERHKLKIVELTKELEQEQLYVEYLERLLSDVEKFRESGGDPTSLFEAATTSNTTLQADTDANQFSGEDACAINISKSSLNLREASQNDNKDKNNRYSLNTDNKYVEGVGGSSINTSSISKITSGSAETHAGSTKNASGKQSFEQEDKDMGTEKDTRQQNENGALHKCINELAASFGTNSTTSDSDAIRHVPLEDIEESEIASSGETVQKPLKTNTQKASHFVTVIEVKESKTNMDAELDSGLEGGESVQSTTTPTMSSFERKTSTKVEPTAPPLSPALTSPSMSASSYAAHADNKKKMPPRPPPKNIRRVEPPTIPGQLSSSPKRDTPYIGSSMPLPSASGNLSSSDSPGNSLERHVKPSAILRQKSPESMEAKALTSNRKTTSDLGKFNPPDLMEELGRKVGKSESLEKTKRSDMAITHSPTGSLGRTVSIQNRNVTGGRTSSTAVGVSPTGSLNKPSKLAVADSSSTNSLEKKSHYSLQAADGENGQTQVVGSKESLASQGISEIIKSYESVSSLGSDCAKVAVDNEPYYDTVPLDNGEGEYVYIKPGGNGSSSSRDDLSTPGSTLPIGSATHLSSQASVTDPESPGRSSNYVNIDYFLHQSNETRSSSLDSDGEYEGPPIMRTISHDEQNSQTPSALRKNLVSAILVSGNARGAKIRSILSSIIQSETIYVECLNKMLQYKRAIHATLGTSQPVIKEDEENTIFFKIDELYDVHTQFLNNLKTIAAHEGGDVLIGEPFKRLADSFNLYSAFLHNYGQAIDTVKKCSANNPQFKQIVSTIVVNLHTEQSLTLEDLLHKPVARVQINALVFNDLLRETPPNHPDHQPLRQAQKTIHLFLKQFNVVNQRLSTESNKNLRRMVKNSFIVELVDGHRKLRHLFLFNDVIACAKYKASGRDRIDYELKWFIPLKDVVVFEEADASADLKESSPANILQLKTQACTVRDQLLLEEKDDKGRKSNGLRSGDKYRRKLADLESQLVLASPNLVFRIANKATNKTITFFLSSDFERTQWIESILSLKQTCNIPGANTINALEVHAFIVAMQKGMKTEMGSYLMRNTNDESLLVGDLHMTVHGLTGLDQPADLYICIEVDSYGHYFRKATTKMVCRSLSPLWNESFVLELEGSQNVRILLYEAHERPKLRAKHVLKLSRSWLQETPLPRILKLGEIITLNTTFRFVPGEVTLRRVPTSKPGALFGAKMSQILKREKRDIPFIISACIREVERRGMSEVGIYRVSGSASDLAKLKKSFETNAYEAEQLLKDVDIHSVTGILKSYLRELPEALFTDALYPKFFETFSAFSNNNETARINELIKVFEELPQANKASINHILDHLIRVHHQEADNKMSLHNLAMVFGPTLLRPGQTQAKQKDLLASSTVDVMAQAGILYCFLQARIKKD, encoded by the exons ATGAGTGTATTTAATGATTTCCAACGATTGTGGATGCAACGTTTTCCACAGAGTTCACTATCAGATGCGTGGGAGCAAGATGTGAGAGCCAGCTTAGAACGACACAAGTTAAAAATTGTTGAGTTGACAAAAGAATTGGAGCAAGAACAACTTTATGTCGAATATTTGGAGCGCTTACTGTCAGACGTTGAAAAGTTTCGTGAATCTGGTGGAGATCCAACTTCTTTGTTCGAAGCTGCCACCACTTCTAATACAACACTGCAAGCCGATACTGATGCAAACCAGTTTAGTGGAGAGGATGCTTGTGCTATTAATATATCG AAATCTAGTTTGAATTTACGTGAAGCCAGCCAGAATGATAACAAAGATAAAAACAACAGATATTCACTCAATACTGACAACAAATATGTTGAGGGTGTCGGCGGAAGTAGTATCAACACTAGTAGTATTTCCAAAATCACCTCCGGATCTGCTGAAACCCATGCCGGCAGCACTAAAAATGCCAGTGGAAAACAAAGTTTTGAACAAGAAGACAAAGATATGGGCACGGAAAAGGATACTCGTCAGCAAAACGAGAATGGTGCactacataaatgtataaatgagTTAGCTGCTTCGTTTGGAACCAATTCTACAACTAGCGATAGTGACGCGATTCGTCACGTACCATTGGAAGATATTGAGGAATCTGAAATAGCATCTTCTGGAGAAACTGTACAGAAAccattaaaaacaaatacacagAAGGCATCACACTTTGTTACTGTTATCGAGGTGAAAGAGAGCAAAACGAATATGGATGCCGAACTGGATAGTGGACTGGAAGGAGGTGAGTCAGTGCAGAGCACCACGACTCCAACTATGAGTAGTTTCGAACGTAAAACTTCAACTAAAGTTGAACCGACAGCACCACCATTGTCTCCTGCATTAACATCGCCATCAATGTCAGCTTCATCGTATGCAGCACATGCcgacaataaaaagaaaatgccGCCAAG acCGCCTCCCAAGAATATTCGACGCGTCGAACCACCCACTATACCTGGCCAACTTTCGTCATCTCCAAAACGCGATACACCTTACATTGGTAGCAGTATGCCCTTACCTAGCGCATCTGGCAACTTATCCTCATCTGATAGTCCTGGCAATTCACTTGAACGCCATGTAAAACCTTCAGCTATTTTGCGGCAAAAATCACCAGAATCTATGGAAGCAAAGGCGCTTACATCCAACAGGAAAACGACATCGGATTTGGGGAAGTTTAATCCGCCTGATTTGATGGAAGAACTGGGACGTAAAGTTGGCAAATCGGAAAGTCTGGAAAAAACCAAGCGATCGGATATGGCAATAACACACAGCCCTACTGGCAGTTTGGGACGAACAGTTTCTATACAAAACCGAAACGTTACAGGCGGTCGTACCAGTAGCACTGCGGTGGGTGTATCGCCCACCGGAAGCTTGAATAAACCTTCGAAGTTAGCTGTAGCAGATAGTTCTTCAACAAATAGCTTGGAAAAGAAATCACATTATTCACTGCAAGCGGCTGACGGAGAAAATGGCCAAACTCAGGTTGTGGGCTCAAAGGAATCCCTGGCATCGCAAGGCATATCGGAAATT ATTAAAAGCTACGAGTCTGTTTCGTCTTTGGGTTCGGATTGTGCAAAAGTTGCAGTGGACAATGAACCGTATTATGACACAGTGCCGCTGGATAACGGCGAAGGTGAATATGTTTATATCAAACCAGGCGGTAACGGTTCATCGTCCAGTCGCGATGACCTCTCCACACCAGGCAGTACGCTTCCAATCGGTTCTGCCACACACCTAAGCAGTCAAGCGAGTGTGACAGACCCTGAATCACCTGGACGCAGCTCAAATTATGTGAACATTGATTATTTTCTACA TCAAAGCAATGAAACACGTTCAAGCTCGTTGGACAGCGATGGGGAGTATGAGGGACCACCAATCATGAGAACTATTTCTCATGACGAGCAAAATTCACAAACCCCTAGTGCTTTACGGAAG AATTTAGTTTCAGCAATACTA GTTTCTGGCAACGCGCGAGGCGCTAAAATACGCTCTATATTGAGCAGTATTATTCAAAGTGAAACAATATACGTGGAATGCCTCAACAAAATGCTACAG TATAAGAGAGCAATTCATGCCACACTGGGCACATCACAGCCTGTGATCAAGGAGGACGAAGAGAAtacgatattttttaaaatcgaCGAACTTTATGATGTGCATACACAGTTtctaaacaatttgaaaacgaTAGCGGCACACGAAGGAGGAGACGTGCTTATCGGTGAACCTTTCAAACGTCTCGCAGACAGTTTTAATTTGTATAGCGCTTTCCTGCACAACTACGGTCAGGCAATTGATACAGTGAAAAAGTGCAGCGCTAATAACCCACAATTCAAACAAATTGTCTCAACGATTGTCGTAAATTTGCACACCGAACAGTCGCTTACCCTGGAGGATTTGTTGCATAAGCCCGTGGCGCGTGTACAAATCAATGCATTAGTTTTCAATGACTTGTTGCGCGAAACACCACCCAATCATCCGGATCATCAGCCATTGCGACAGGCACAGAAGACCATACACTTGTTCTTGAAGCAGTTCAATGTGGTGAACCAGCGTTTGTCTACGGAATCGAATAAGAATCTGAGACGCATGGTGAAGAATTCTTTCATTGTTGAACTGGTTGATGGGCATCGCAAATTGCGACATCTCTTCTTGTTCAACGATGTAATCGCCTGTGCCAAGTACAAGGCATCCGGACGTGACCGAATTGACTATGAGCTGAAATGGTTCATACCGCTAAAAGATGTTGTGGTGTTCGAAGAGGCAGACGCCAGTGCTGACCTCAAGGAATCTAGTCCCGCCAATATATTACAATTGAAAACGCAAGCGTGCACAGTACGTGATCAATTATTGCTCGAAGAGAAGGACGATAAAGGACGAAAGTCCAATGGCTTGCGTTCGGGTGATAAATATCGGCGCAAATTAGCTGACTTAGAGTCGCAGCTGGTATTGGCCTCGCCGAATTTAGTCTTCCGCATTGCCAATAAAGCAACcaataaaacaataacatttttcttGAGTTCGGATTTCGAGCGCACGCAGTGGATTGAATCTATACTGTCGCTGAAG CAAACCTGTAACATACCTGGTGCGAACACGATAAACGCCTTGGAGGTGCATGCTTTTATTGTTGCCATGCAGAAAGGTATGAAGACTGAAATGGGTTCATATCTGATGCGAAATACCAATGACGAAAGTCTACTAGTGGGCGATCTGCATATGACAGTGCACGGTCTGACGGGTCTTGACCAGCCTGCCGACTTGTATATTTGCATAGAAGTGGACTCGTATGGCCATTATTTCCGCAAAGCCACCACGAAAATGGTGTGTCGCAGCTTGAGTCCACTTTGGAATGAAAGTTTTGTATTAGAGCTTGAGGGCAGCCAGAATGTACGAATTTTGTTGTATGAAGCGCATGAACGTCCTAAGTTACGAGCTAAGCACGTCTTAAAA CTTAGTCGTAGTTGGCTGCAGGAGACACCACTGCCGCGCATACTAAAACTTGGCGAGATCATAACGCTGAATACCACATTCCGGTTCGTACCCGGCGAAGTGACTTTACGGCGTGTGCCAACTTCGAAGCCGGGTGCGCTCTTTGGTGCCAAAATGAGTCAAATTTTAAA GCGTGAGAAACGAGACATTCCATTCATTATCAGTGCCTGCATACGTGAAGTAGAACGACGCGGCATGTCTGAAGTGGGCATTTATCGCGTTAGTGGCTCTGCTTCCGATTTGGCCAAATTGAAGAAGTCTTTCGAAACCA ATGCCTATGAGGCCGAACAGCTGCTGAAGGATGTGGATATACACTCAGTTACGGGTATTTTGAAGTCATATCTGCGAGAGTTACCCGAGGCATTATTTACCGATGCTCTCTATCcgaaattttttgaaacgtTCAGCGctttcagcaacaacaacgagacGGCGCGTATAAATGAACTTATAAAAGTATTTGAAGAATTGCCACAGGCGAATAAAGCATCTATAAATCATATATTGGATCACCTAATTCG GGTACATCATCAGGAGGCCGACAACAAAATGTCGCTGCATAATTTAGCTATGGTGTTCGGTCCAACGTTACTACGGCCCGGTCAAACGCAAGCTAAACAGAAAGACTTGCTAGCCTCCAGTACCGTAGATGTCATGGCCCAAGCGGGCATACTCTATTGCTTCCTGCAGGCGCGTATTAAAaaggattaa
- the RhoGAP1A gene encoding active breakpoint cluster region-related protein isoform X2, whose translation MSVFNDFQRLWMQRFPQSSLSDAWEQDVRASLERHKLKIVELTKELEQEQLYVEYLERLLSDVEKFRESGGDPTSLFEAATTSNTTLQADTDANQFSGEDACAINISKSSLNLREASQNDNKDKNNRYSLNTDNKYVEGVGGSSINTSSISKITSGSAETHAGSTKNASGKQSFEQEDKDMGTEKDTRQQNENGALHKCINELAASFGTNSTTSDSDAIRHVPLEDIEESEIASSGETVQKPLKTNTQKASHFVTVIEVKESKTNMDAELDSGLEGGESVQSTTTPTMSSFERKTSTKVEPTAPPLSPALTSPSMSASSYAAHADNKKKMPPRPPPKNIRRVEPPTIPGQLSSSPKRDTPYIGSSMPLPSASGNLSSSDSPGNSLERHVKPSAILRQKSPESMEAKALTSNRKTTSDLGKFNPPDLMEELGRKVGKSESLEKTKRSDMAITHSPTGSLGRTVSIQNRNVTGGRTSSTAVGVSPTGSLNKPSKLAVADSSSTNSLEKKSHYSLQAADGENGQTQVVGSKESLASQGISEIIKSYESVSSLGSDCAKVAVDNEPYYDTVPLDNGEGEYVYIKPGGNGSSSSRDDLSTPGSTLPIGSATHLSSQASVTDPESPGRSSNYVNIDYFLHQSNETRSSSLDSDGEYEGPPIMRTISHDEQNSQTPSALRKVSGNARGAKIRSILSSIIQSETIYVECLNKMLQYKRAIHATLGTSQPVIKEDEENTIFFKIDELYDVHTQFLNNLKTIAAHEGGDVLIGEPFKRLADSFNLYSAFLHNYGQAIDTVKKCSANNPQFKQIVSTIVVNLHTEQSLTLEDLLHKPVARVQINALVFNDLLRETPPNHPDHQPLRQAQKTIHLFLKQFNVVNQRLSTESNKNLRRMVKNSFIVELVDGHRKLRHLFLFNDVIACAKYKASGRDRIDYELKWFIPLKDVVVFEEADASADLKESSPANILQLKTQACTVRDQLLLEEKDDKGRKSNGLRSGDKYRRKLADLESQLVLASPNLVFRIANKATNKTITFFLSSDFERTQWIESILSLKQTCNIPGANTINALEVHAFIVAMQKGMKTEMGSYLMRNTNDESLLVGDLHMTVHGLTGLDQPADLYICIEVDSYGHYFRKATTKMVCRSLSPLWNESFVLELEGSQNVRILLYEAHERPKLRAKHVLKLSRSWLQETPLPRILKLGEIITLNTTFRFVPGEVTLRRVPTSKPGALFGAKMSQILKREKRDIPFIISACIREVERRGMSEVGIYRVSGSASDLAKLKKSFETNAYEAEQLLKDVDIHSVTGILKSYLRELPEALFTDALYPKFFETFSAFSNNNETARINELIKVFEELPQANKASINHILDHLIRVHHQEADNKMSLHNLAMVFGPTLLRPGQTQAKQKDLLASSTVDVMAQAGILYCFLQARIKKD comes from the exons ATGAGTGTATTTAATGATTTCCAACGATTGTGGATGCAACGTTTTCCACAGAGTTCACTATCAGATGCGTGGGAGCAAGATGTGAGAGCCAGCTTAGAACGACACAAGTTAAAAATTGTTGAGTTGACAAAAGAATTGGAGCAAGAACAACTTTATGTCGAATATTTGGAGCGCTTACTGTCAGACGTTGAAAAGTTTCGTGAATCTGGTGGAGATCCAACTTCTTTGTTCGAAGCTGCCACCACTTCTAATACAACACTGCAAGCCGATACTGATGCAAACCAGTTTAGTGGAGAGGATGCTTGTGCTATTAATATATCG AAATCTAGTTTGAATTTACGTGAAGCCAGCCAGAATGATAACAAAGATAAAAACAACAGATATTCACTCAATACTGACAACAAATATGTTGAGGGTGTCGGCGGAAGTAGTATCAACACTAGTAGTATTTCCAAAATCACCTCCGGATCTGCTGAAACCCATGCCGGCAGCACTAAAAATGCCAGTGGAAAACAAAGTTTTGAACAAGAAGACAAAGATATGGGCACGGAAAAGGATACTCGTCAGCAAAACGAGAATGGTGCactacataaatgtataaatgagTTAGCTGCTTCGTTTGGAACCAATTCTACAACTAGCGATAGTGACGCGATTCGTCACGTACCATTGGAAGATATTGAGGAATCTGAAATAGCATCTTCTGGAGAAACTGTACAGAAAccattaaaaacaaatacacagAAGGCATCACACTTTGTTACTGTTATCGAGGTGAAAGAGAGCAAAACGAATATGGATGCCGAACTGGATAGTGGACTGGAAGGAGGTGAGTCAGTGCAGAGCACCACGACTCCAACTATGAGTAGTTTCGAACGTAAAACTTCAACTAAAGTTGAACCGACAGCACCACCATTGTCTCCTGCATTAACATCGCCATCAATGTCAGCTTCATCGTATGCAGCACATGCcgacaataaaaagaaaatgccGCCAAG acCGCCTCCCAAGAATATTCGACGCGTCGAACCACCCACTATACCTGGCCAACTTTCGTCATCTCCAAAACGCGATACACCTTACATTGGTAGCAGTATGCCCTTACCTAGCGCATCTGGCAACTTATCCTCATCTGATAGTCCTGGCAATTCACTTGAACGCCATGTAAAACCTTCAGCTATTTTGCGGCAAAAATCACCAGAATCTATGGAAGCAAAGGCGCTTACATCCAACAGGAAAACGACATCGGATTTGGGGAAGTTTAATCCGCCTGATTTGATGGAAGAACTGGGACGTAAAGTTGGCAAATCGGAAAGTCTGGAAAAAACCAAGCGATCGGATATGGCAATAACACACAGCCCTACTGGCAGTTTGGGACGAACAGTTTCTATACAAAACCGAAACGTTACAGGCGGTCGTACCAGTAGCACTGCGGTGGGTGTATCGCCCACCGGAAGCTTGAATAAACCTTCGAAGTTAGCTGTAGCAGATAGTTCTTCAACAAATAGCTTGGAAAAGAAATCACATTATTCACTGCAAGCGGCTGACGGAGAAAATGGCCAAACTCAGGTTGTGGGCTCAAAGGAATCCCTGGCATCGCAAGGCATATCGGAAATT ATTAAAAGCTACGAGTCTGTTTCGTCTTTGGGTTCGGATTGTGCAAAAGTTGCAGTGGACAATGAACCGTATTATGACACAGTGCCGCTGGATAACGGCGAAGGTGAATATGTTTATATCAAACCAGGCGGTAACGGTTCATCGTCCAGTCGCGATGACCTCTCCACACCAGGCAGTACGCTTCCAATCGGTTCTGCCACACACCTAAGCAGTCAAGCGAGTGTGACAGACCCTGAATCACCTGGACGCAGCTCAAATTATGTGAACATTGATTATTTTCTACA TCAAAGCAATGAAACACGTTCAAGCTCGTTGGACAGCGATGGGGAGTATGAGGGACCACCAATCATGAGAACTATTTCTCATGACGAGCAAAATTCACAAACCCCTAGTGCTTTACGGAAG GTTTCTGGCAACGCGCGAGGCGCTAAAATACGCTCTATATTGAGCAGTATTATTCAAAGTGAAACAATATACGTGGAATGCCTCAACAAAATGCTACAG TATAAGAGAGCAATTCATGCCACACTGGGCACATCACAGCCTGTGATCAAGGAGGACGAAGAGAAtacgatattttttaaaatcgaCGAACTTTATGATGTGCATACACAGTTtctaaacaatttgaaaacgaTAGCGGCACACGAAGGAGGAGACGTGCTTATCGGTGAACCTTTCAAACGTCTCGCAGACAGTTTTAATTTGTATAGCGCTTTCCTGCACAACTACGGTCAGGCAATTGATACAGTGAAAAAGTGCAGCGCTAATAACCCACAATTCAAACAAATTGTCTCAACGATTGTCGTAAATTTGCACACCGAACAGTCGCTTACCCTGGAGGATTTGTTGCATAAGCCCGTGGCGCGTGTACAAATCAATGCATTAGTTTTCAATGACTTGTTGCGCGAAACACCACCCAATCATCCGGATCATCAGCCATTGCGACAGGCACAGAAGACCATACACTTGTTCTTGAAGCAGTTCAATGTGGTGAACCAGCGTTTGTCTACGGAATCGAATAAGAATCTGAGACGCATGGTGAAGAATTCTTTCATTGTTGAACTGGTTGATGGGCATCGCAAATTGCGACATCTCTTCTTGTTCAACGATGTAATCGCCTGTGCCAAGTACAAGGCATCCGGACGTGACCGAATTGACTATGAGCTGAAATGGTTCATACCGCTAAAAGATGTTGTGGTGTTCGAAGAGGCAGACGCCAGTGCTGACCTCAAGGAATCTAGTCCCGCCAATATATTACAATTGAAAACGCAAGCGTGCACAGTACGTGATCAATTATTGCTCGAAGAGAAGGACGATAAAGGACGAAAGTCCAATGGCTTGCGTTCGGGTGATAAATATCGGCGCAAATTAGCTGACTTAGAGTCGCAGCTGGTATTGGCCTCGCCGAATTTAGTCTTCCGCATTGCCAATAAAGCAACcaataaaacaataacatttttcttGAGTTCGGATTTCGAGCGCACGCAGTGGATTGAATCTATACTGTCGCTGAAG CAAACCTGTAACATACCTGGTGCGAACACGATAAACGCCTTGGAGGTGCATGCTTTTATTGTTGCCATGCAGAAAGGTATGAAGACTGAAATGGGTTCATATCTGATGCGAAATACCAATGACGAAAGTCTACTAGTGGGCGATCTGCATATGACAGTGCACGGTCTGACGGGTCTTGACCAGCCTGCCGACTTGTATATTTGCATAGAAGTGGACTCGTATGGCCATTATTTCCGCAAAGCCACCACGAAAATGGTGTGTCGCAGCTTGAGTCCACTTTGGAATGAAAGTTTTGTATTAGAGCTTGAGGGCAGCCAGAATGTACGAATTTTGTTGTATGAAGCGCATGAACGTCCTAAGTTACGAGCTAAGCACGTCTTAAAA CTTAGTCGTAGTTGGCTGCAGGAGACACCACTGCCGCGCATACTAAAACTTGGCGAGATCATAACGCTGAATACCACATTCCGGTTCGTACCCGGCGAAGTGACTTTACGGCGTGTGCCAACTTCGAAGCCGGGTGCGCTCTTTGGTGCCAAAATGAGTCAAATTTTAAA GCGTGAGAAACGAGACATTCCATTCATTATCAGTGCCTGCATACGTGAAGTAGAACGACGCGGCATGTCTGAAGTGGGCATTTATCGCGTTAGTGGCTCTGCTTCCGATTTGGCCAAATTGAAGAAGTCTTTCGAAACCA ATGCCTATGAGGCCGAACAGCTGCTGAAGGATGTGGATATACACTCAGTTACGGGTATTTTGAAGTCATATCTGCGAGAGTTACCCGAGGCATTATTTACCGATGCTCTCTATCcgaaattttttgaaacgtTCAGCGctttcagcaacaacaacgagacGGCGCGTATAAATGAACTTATAAAAGTATTTGAAGAATTGCCACAGGCGAATAAAGCATCTATAAATCATATATTGGATCACCTAATTCG GGTACATCATCAGGAGGCCGACAACAAAATGTCGCTGCATAATTTAGCTATGGTGTTCGGTCCAACGTTACTACGGCCCGGTCAAACGCAAGCTAAACAGAAAGACTTGCTAGCCTCCAGTACCGTAGATGTCATGGCCCAAGCGGGCATACTCTATTGCTTCCTGCAGGCGCGTATTAAAaaggattaa